A region of the Plasmodium sp. gorilla clade G2 genome assembly, chromosome: 9 genome:
aaataaataaataaaataaacacccttattatatatatatatatatatttttttttttcttataacaattaaaaagatatataaatatcaagcgttacaaaataaatgtaagttaattattataatagaaCAATAGTGTTTTTTTGAGAacatttcataaaaaaagaaaaaattgatactatttattttaaataaaatatatggaaatattaaaaggcacacatacataaaatatatatgtatatattattttttttaatattatcccTCAAATAGTAacatttttttgaaaaaaaaaaaaaaaaaaaaaatatttataaatatttattaatacatacattatatatcatatatatatatattatttataaattttgcCTATTCGgagatatttatatatatatatataacttggtcattttattatttaaaaaaaatgtacataaaataaatatgcaaGAACTTCTTTTCTATACGTAAATGTAAACAAggatatataatgaaaaacatTTCCAAGGAAGATATCCTTTTGAAATATAAAGAGAAAGATGAATTCATTTATAGTCAGctacaaaatatattgacTTCCCAACCCTTTAACACAATtgtaatcaaaaaaataaaatgaaataaaaaaaaaattaaatgaaataaaataaaaaaaaattaaatgaaataatgaatatatacacacatatatattatatatatatatatttctatttatttatttatttatttatatttattttttatacccAAAGCTGGAATATGAAAATGGAGATATTTACATAGGTacttcaaaaaataaaaaaagaaatggaTTTGGATACTACCTATATGTTAATATGAACACCATATATCAAGGGTaagtatttttaaatatatataattcatttttatgttcCTATTTAATAAGTctacattttttcttttttttactttctAAAAGACAATGGAACAATAATACCAAAAATGGGTATGGGACGTTATATAATCAAAAAGAAGTTATATACTCAGGTAGAGACATAACATTTTTATGTAGACCATTATATGTAaacattctttttttttttttttttttacacataTGGCTCATTTATtgtagtattatatatatatatatttatttatttatatatatatatatatatatatatatatatatttttttttttttttttttttttttttctgactTGTTCAGGTGAATGGTTAAATAACATTCCTCACGGTTTTGGTTGTAATCAGAAAGATGGGCAATTATATATGGGTTGTTATAAATATGGATTTATGAATGGTGTTGgtatattaagaaaaaagagGAGTTTgaatttttgtttgtttgaatggaataagaaaaaatgtatgataagaatttttaaatatatggatatatatttatatatatataataacgatgaacaaatattatataaagaaaaaatggatgatatatttccattttatattgataaaaatttatgtaGGAATATACATGAGCAGGtatttgataaattatttgGGATGTCTGATGAATTGACAAGTCATCTGTTTCAATCGatgaataagaaaaataataagattaAGGAGTGTGTGAATTCTCAAGGgatattacaatatattaattatgatGACCATTTGAATTTTCTAaaggatataataaataaaacggatatattaaatttgagaattgatgataataaaataaatgataataaaataaatgataataataataataaaaataatatatatgatgataataataataataataatatatatgatgataataataataataaaaataatatatatgatgataataataataataatatttatgatgatggtaataataactatgaatttcatttttttgataaatcctcaaaaaataaaagtaatataaacaaagtagagaatgataaaaaaaaaacacaatcggattcttcttcttcttatAATGAAACCAACAAGTTTACTTATATGTCTTATTCAAAAGAAAGATTATATCCATATGATATAACAAAAAGTAAAAGACTGTTCAAtgatatgtttttattttatcatacaGATTCTTGTATGAGTGACTTTTGCATACAAAGGGGTGACGAAAGTGAGagtaatatgaataaacatgaaataaaaaaaatgaaaaaaatgaaaaataaaataaaaattgaatTTCCAACAAATGTTGTGCAAGAcggaataataaaagaagacaattgtgatatatatgaaaaatataaaaaatgtgatataaatcaaaaaactcaaaatgatatatttcattttgaaATGTATGAACAATTAGCCCATTcacatataaaaagaaagaaaaaaaaaaaagaagaatattataaattatttatttcaaatTGTAATATAAACGTATCCGATTCTAACAATTTACAATTAATTAATCACAAAacagaaaataataacaataataataataataataataatgtaagaATAAACAATGGGATATATTCAAAAGAttatttgttcttttatgaaaatctatttatttatttaaaagaattaaataaaaaaaaaaaaatagaaaatatttacCAATGGGAAAAAGaccatattttaattttattatatttatttaaattgaatagatatattaaatcttTTTCatctaataaaattaaagggcttcattttttttttattttaaatactaaggttttaaaagaattagGAATAAGTAATAAAGAAcacatattttttcttatgaatataattaatacgtttaataatattcataatatatatttaaaagtattaaaaaaagatatgCTTATATACAATGATTACAAGTCTTCATATGCACAGCATTCTATAAATAAGAAGGaagtttttataataaaaaaatttgataaGAGTATACCCCcaaatcattttttatgttattataaaaattcacGGGTATATTTGAAAGGttttacacaaaaaaaaaatatatatatatataaatcaagtgaaaaaaaggaaaaaaatatattactaaaTATAAATGGCACGTGCGAAAAAcgtattgaaaaaaaaagtgatgaGAACATGcaacatataaatgatgaaggTAAAAATGAAGTAGCTGATCATAATgcagatataaatatttctataaagatacaaaataataaggatgataaatatgacaaaaataacaatgattataataaaaataataatacagacGAAAAAAAGACCTTTCCAAATTTCAAGAACAATCTGTTCAATGCTGCTCATAGGTTATTATATAACGAATCAATAAATGaaacattatttaataatctgaaaaatattaaaaagaatttaCTCAAATTAGAAGAGCAACAAGATGAATAtacaaatgatgaaaaaaatttaggAGACTATGAAAATATGACAAATAAGTCTTTATCATAtcatgataaaaatataattgagaacaataaaatatatcctccacataataaaacaaagggacaaattaataataataataataatatgattattaatacaaaggaatataaaaaaaaaaaaaaaaaatatatatatatacataataatcctaccaattataaaaagacatataataataaaaaaaataatataattgataaatcaataaaaaaaattgaatacATAAAGGAATATTTAATAGTATCTAATTTAAGACATCCAAGTATCTTACAATGTATaggaaatatattcattgaTAACATGGAAGAATGTGGTATtgtttttgaatatataaaaggtcaaactttatatgattttatatataaaaagggatataataaaaatgatataaatgataagatAAATAACAATCaacatgataataataatattgacaataataacaataatagtGACAATAATAGtgacaataataacaataataatattaatagtatgaaccatatacataataacaCCTTTAGATTTAAAGAAATTGTAAAATTATTGTTCGAAATTTCATCGtgcttatattatatacataaaaaaaatatttgtcatggaaatataaacagtaaaaatataatgataacaaaaaaaggagatataaaaatatataattttgaatGTTCATTTATTGAAAGtttttatgattataaaatgaaaaaaaataaagaaccgaatagaaaaaataaaaatgattatgatatttataataatatatctttgaATGAAAAAATGTTTTTACCATTCCCTTATTTTACtacaattaataatataaaaaacaataaCATATCAAACTTATTGTCATTTAGTAACaaccatttatattattattatataaataaaaaaaatgatgaatattattatatagcaCCTGAAGTTTTAAGACAAGaagaatatacaaaaaaaagtgATATCTATTCCTTTGGTGTTATTATGtatgaaattatttttgAGAAAATACCTTTTAAAAATGATCCTTctcctttctttttttcaataCAAACATGTTATCATCCAAGATATATTAACATTGATAGAGTTAAATTGAATTTTATATGtgagaataatatattctctTCTCTTTATCATTCtctttttatgaatattatatttttaataaaacagTGTTTACATCCATTTCCTACCACTCGACCTACTGCAAAATATTTAAGTGATCAATTTGAGCAAATGCTAGAAATAATTAActgttataaaataaaataaaataatatatatgataatataggtgtatatatttttataaataacatGTTTCATGGTCTCatgataatacatatatatatatatgtggatCACAATAGGAGATGTgtctttattataaaaagctcctaattttttaaaaaacgaatttgtattatatacacaagtacatacatatatatatatatatatatatatatatgatgtgtgcacatatttttatttgtttatttatttgtttatttattcatttgattattcacatttattaccaatttttttttttttgtgttcaAGTACAAAATTTTAAAGGTCATGAAATTAAATGGCGTCAATGcaattataaaatgaataaaaaaaaaaaaaaaaaaaaaaaaaaagaagaaaaaaaaaaaaatacacccatatatatatatatatatatatgtgatatattatttatggtgtgcatatttttaatatgctCATTAGAATGTagttaaatatttaaagattaattatatatatatatatatatgtgtttgtGTGTGCAAAAgaaatatgttttttatttcctcTTTAGAAGTAAATATTCATCTGGCTGGTTCAATAGCTGAACAATTTCTGATGCTGTTGGTCTTAAGTTAGGATCATAATTTAAGCATAATCTAATAATATCAGCAAAAGGTGAATTTTCAATTTTGGAATGAATACAAGGAggtaatttttttgtaaatacaTCAACTAGTTTTTCATAGATTTGATCAGATTCAtcaaatgtaataatataatgttgAAAAGGTGATGGTAGGTTCATCATTTCTTGAAATACACATCCCATAGACCAAATATCccatttatatgataatttagTATGATCTAAGAAATTATAATCACTACTTTGTTTTAATGGATGACAAGTTAATAATTCAGGTGGAGCATATATCCATGTTGCTCCTGATACATTAGTAACAATACCATCTTCACATTCTTCAGCATCACCAAAATcacataaatgtatattcCAATCACTATCAATAATTAGATTTTCTGGTTTAATATCTCTATGTAtgattacattttttttatttttaataggtgtatgtaaaaaattaataacttCAGCTAGTTGTCTACACatttttaatgatatatctATACCAAGAActttttcatctttattcatattatttttaatagtaTGTAAATCTAAACCATTTACTAATTTTGTAACTAGCCAAATATCAAAATAACTATGTATTATACCACcacataatttaataatatttggaTGATCACATTTTGCCAAAATTTTCCATTCATTTATTGATCTTTTTGTTAATCCATATGGATCTTGTCTAGCCATTTTATCAACTGGTACTTTTACAGCTACATTCATACCTTTATACCATCCTTTATATACAACACCAAATGACCCTTCTTCAATTAcagtatattttaatttattactaaatttatttgtataatatttcgTTTTTCTTATTTCCCTTTTCATTTTTGCATTGAAaaaatctttattattaattttacatCCACTTAATCCATAATCTTTGGTTGCtccattatttaaaatatggaTCATACCATCTGAGTTcaaaatattgttattattattatgaatgatattattcatatactcttcatttttatcgtATGATAATACATCGACTTCTTCAAAtgtttcaaaatataaatctttcggtttaataatatatgatgtTAAAgattgtaaatattttatatcattttctaaACTTAATAATTGACTTTTAGACATTCTAAACATATTttcatgatttttttttttcttcttagtTAAATCACTACTATtcgatatatatttgtaattcCCATGTTCTATATCATAagaattttgtttattatcattcatgTGGTTGTTAACATAATATCCTTTTACTACATTATTATTGCATGCACCAATATTCTCAAGTACATttggaatatttttattcttcatATTGTTATTGTCAATGGCTTGTTTGCTTTTGCTATATTTCTCTGGGATACTATTACTGTGTtggtttataatataattatgacaGTCCATATTTCTATAACAAATAAGATTATTATTGTTGACATTATTGTTGACATTATTGTTGACATTACTGTTGACATTACTGTTGACATTATTGTTGATATTATTGTTGACATTATTGTTGATATTATTGTTGatattattgttcatattattatttttgatgtttatatttttcatactGTTGTGAAGTTCATTATTCATAATGACCTCTGGATTATATTTAAGAGACACATTAATATTACTTTGCATATTATGATTAAGAATTGACGAGTTTATATTAGacatatcaatattattttctacataatttttatttgcttgttccatttttttatcattatttataacaCCCTTATAATTTAAAGATCCTTTCATTAATACTACAttgttattttcattaatattattattatataaataattgtttggcataattatattattttgataaaatgaattattatttttaatactgttattcatattatcaataatttttccactttcaattttttgattcttatcaatataatttatatcacGATTATTTTCACATTTgattattaaattttctttatttatatatcttctttcgtttattttatcatccaTATGTATATCTGTTATTATCCTCTCATCTATATTTCCATTTTCttctataaaatttaatatctCTTCATTTTTTGAATTTCTTGTCTTTCTATTTTGATTCATAagtacattatttttataagggTGAGCAACATTATTCATTGTATCACCTGTCATTGTTAATCGATCATCCACATgacattttaaaatatccatattgttcttatttatatcatgtagtttttcatttttattatacatacaattatcattcatattattatttgttgtgtttttattattcaaagGAATATTCAAATTGttgtgataataattttcttttatgttattattatgaacatTTCTTATGTTatctaaataattattattcccATCATtaatgtatgtatttttatttacttgGAAGGATTCATCCagcatatttttattaagatcgttcttattatttaaattaagtGAATTCTTAGCATAAGCACTAACactattaatattgttattGTTCATATGGTTTAAATTATTGATATGgtttaaattattcatatggtTTAAATTATtgatatgatttatattattgatatGGTTTAAATTATTGAtatgatttatatgatttatattattcatattattcacattATTGTAACTATTCGTTTCTACCATTTTATTTGCACGTTTTTCTTCATTCATTTTTTGGTTTGATAAGATCATATGAGAAGGAATTGGTATTCCACTTTTTCCATGCGTATATGTATAAGTATCTTTATTaactttcattttatttgtcataaggttattattattcatattattattcgcTTGATTCATATTCTGATTTGGAATAGAATACATATTATCACTCATATTGTCCTTAGcatatgtatttatagaATCTCttacattatttattttattttccacatgaatattcatcatattattaaaagcatgttcgtttttttttatatttacattatttgaaatatttgtTGGAACACCAACATTTGATAAGAACGAATTCATGTTGTTTGGTATATTGGTtcgattattatttaaaaaattgtttatatttttatttaacattatatttgtcatattatcattcaagaaattatttcttttgttGTTTGGAACTACACCTAAATTAAAATTAGtcttattcatataatcattttcatttatttttatattattatttggaaTGGTTATATGAagagaattttttttcatatttaaaaagtcTACATTATTATCACGTTGGTTATTCATCAAGCTCCCTCGTCTTTCTTCCATTTGATTCAATACCTGGTTAAATGATTGATTCAATGATTGATTCAATGGTTGGTTAATGGTTTGATTCATGGTTTGATTCATGGTTTGTTTTACACttgattcattttttataaatccattgatattattattattaatcaaATTTTCCATGTTATCATTattcaataattttttttctccatattctttatttaaaatatttaacatatttGGCATTACtggttttttattatttgttaggAAGCCATTAAATCTGTCACTAAcctttacattattattcatgTTGTTTAAGTTGTTTAAGTTGTTCAtgttgttcatattattcatattattcatattattcatattattcacacCATTCatgttattcatattattcatattattcatattattcatgttACTACTTTCATTGgatgtaatatttttcctATAGcctaaattattatttgcaCTTATTGtttgaaaatttttattatccttCATATGGGAAAAATccattacatttttattcatcAATGATCTATTATTACAATCACCCACatgatgattattatttatattcttcatttttatattcatacacTTATTAGAAGTCATGTTttgtttattaattaataattttgtagGATTATGAGCAAACGAAtgaacaatattattattttttaaaatctgAGAATTGTttccatttttattacatgttatattattatgtattgcgtttatattttttaatgtattattcattgaattcatatttttaagaatatcATTTtccaaatttttatttttcttcataaaGCTATTTATACTATTCATATTGTTAAGATTATTAAAACTGTTCACCATTTTagcattattcatattattaatattattcatactatttacatttactacattttttataactttATTCATACTATTCATGTTATTCATGTTGTTTAAGTTATTCATGTTATTCAAGTTATTCATGTTATTCatactattcatattattcatattattcacacTATTCATACTATTCAcaccattaatattattcatattattcacacTATtcctattattaatattgtgcacattatttaatatatccatAGTACTTACAACATTTTTCATACTACTATACTTTCtagaattatttaataaatccaTGGTACTTATATCTTTCATgttatttacattatttaaaatgtttatattattcatattatttccaCATAAATTGttggatataataaaactatttttatattttaaagaatcattattatattgatcgttcatattaatattataattattattactattaatgttattattcatattgtcatagtttatattcatatcattgtatataatatcattcttcttcatttctATAACTTGAGAGTTATTCAGATGATATCCTATATCTCCTTTATTTggattattatcatcacctTTAGTCATTCTAATATGatgtaaattataattattcatattattcacacTATTCATGTTATTCAcactattcatattattcacactattcatattattcacactattcatattattcaaactattaatattattcacaCTATTCATATTTGTCATTTTATcctttatatattccatattatcattactcATATAACACTGTTGATCAAATCCATTTTTCATATTGTCTTGATTCGTTTTATGATTAGTATTAGGTGCATGCACATCCATATTATGATTAATCTTTTCATATGTATTcccatttatatcattatgaCAGTTATTCGAAATATCTTTTTGATCTTCTAAATTAATAGaactattatatttatcatcttTCACACCATGCATAGAAAGATTAATAGAGTTAGATTCACTCATATTATTaccattcatattattattaccattcatattattattaacattgtcttcattattataaacattatttacataattattttctcccatattattattaaaaccatcatttataaaaaaattatcatttgtatCAGTACCATGTATATCTATATAACtcttattcatattattatttttatgattcttaattttattattcattttatctttatttgaaAAACTACCATAAAAAGCATGTTCATCATTTAcaccattattatttttatcattataagaATATGAATCATAGTTCTTAATAggacatatattttttttctttacactatcgaatttatatattttattatcaaaatgatacatattattactactattattattaatgctatttttttttttaaaattattacgattaatatttgaattattgtCATCAATAGGATCATTCTTATCATCAATATGATcgtttttatcatcatcatcaatattattattattattattattatttgtatatgttGTACTCCTATTATTTTCACAGTCTAGTATGTCattctcattattattttttttatcatcgaACATATAATTGtaagaaaagaaattatcTATTCTTGCATTatctacatttatataattattttctaaaCTATTAGAATGTTTTAAATTTCTTtgttcttctttttcatatgtattatatgaaatatgtgtatttttttcgGCCACAGTCTCTtcatcctttttattattatcacatatatcattattaataagaaaattgttattacttttattataaaaagatgaaatattattattatcattattattactattattatgttcgtttgtttttatattgtcatcctttgaagaaaaaacattattatttaaattattcatataattatcattatttgttgtaatatttttattctcattaatattcattttcattttttgataTGATAAAAGACGTTTATAGTTATATTCACTGATACCTTCTTCTACGTCAATAAAATGATCactgtatttttttttcaaatcgTTGTTATATAAGAACTCTTCATAGTTTATATTATCTGTATGATAACTATTATGATGATCATcaaaatgattattattactaacactactacttttattattattattatgatttgtATTAATGTccatattctttatattattcatactatcattattattacttgtAACATCACACACATTTTTGTTACTCGACAATGGTAATACCACGTTTTTAACTTCTACCTCCAAATTATGATCACTTAAGAAATTTATGActtcattattatgattCAAACCTGCTTTATTagtataagaaaaaatagaagTATTAACTTCTTGATGCTTTAAAGATTCTCCTAATGTggtacttttatttttataaatataactataactataacaattattattattattattattattattatgttcatGAAGATGTATTTCATTATGATCATTCAATACATTTTCAATATCTtgattattttgataatCATTTTCTAATTTCATATCTCCATGGTTCTCATTTTTCGTTTCTAAATTTGTgaattcattataataatcttcattcatattaataatattattagtatttttattactatcattaaggtggttattattatatttgtatatattagtaGCTTTATAATTACAACAAcaactactactactactattattattattattattattaatattattattattattaatattatttatgccttttatattatctgtATGGTTATCAATGGgtattttatcattaaatgaactagattttatatttacattattattattattattattattattactattattattattattattgttactatcctttgtaatatttttcattcttttatttattacgtTAAGAAaatctttataattttctttctcTTGCACTTTACAAATTTCCTCTTGTAGTGTTAAGGAATTCATATCTTTATCCTTACATTCaaacaaataatttttatcattattataattattactattagaattattttctatattattattaatatttaaaatgtttaATAATTTCCTATTTTCTAAAATTGTAATATCAGATACATTCGTGCTAATATTGCTATTCATATGAAtatgttcattattattattattattactgtttatattattactgtttatattattattatttatattatcaaaattattaacattttCATTACACTGATCTCTTAATAACACATGGTCATTACTCACTTTTGACGTCGGCTCTTCATTTGTATATGAAGgtgaattataataaagatcATCTTGATgtctataattattatctttatcatatttctcatttctaaaataataattattattatttttagaaatatcattatttatattactggACATTGTATGTtcgtttataatattat
Encoded here:
- a CDS encoding protein kinase, putative, with amino-acid sequence MNEVTLNSKILSDNKENKNRINENIKYNNENNIKDDIHMGHMNNSVKNLYNVYMNNSNNIDNKNNINHPNNNNNNNNNINNNNNNNNKSSNNNLNNEYMFKYFNNYLSKGGKSNVHDINNENVECNNNMNKDIEEKDFTSIKKYNINNINNMNNMNNMNNINNINNINGTNNISGTNNINDRNVIVNSHNNKLNYNHFPNSDYSFADLLLDNKSLHLKSMNSHNNEIIHTTNNIINEHTMSSNINNDISKNNNNYYFRNEKYDKDNNYRHQDDLYYNSPSYTNEEPTSKVSNDHVLLRDQCNENVNNFDNINNNNINSNNINSNNNNNNEHIHMNSNISTNVSDITILENRKLLNILNINNNIENNSNSNNYNNDKNYLFECKDKDMNSLTLQEEICKVQEKENYKDFLNVINKRMKNITKDSNNNNNNNSNNNNNNNNNVNIKSSSFNDKIPIDNHTDNIKGINNINNNNNINNNNNNNSSSSSCCCNYKATNIYKYNNNHLNDSNKNTNNIINMNEDYYNEFTNLETKNENHGDMKLENDYQNNQDIENVLNDHNEIHLHEHNNNNNNNNNCYSYSYIYKNKSTTLGESLKHQEVNTSIFSYTNKAGLNHNNEVINFLSDHNLEVEVKNVVLPLSSNKNVCDVTSNNNDSMNNIKNMDINTNHNNNNKSSSVSNNNHFDDHHNSYHTDNINYEEFLYNNDLKKKYSDHFIDVEEGISEYNYKRLLSYQKMKMNINENKNITTNNDNYMNNLNNNVFSSKDDNIKTNEHNNSNNNDNNNISSFYNKSNNNFLINNDICDNNKKDEETVAEKNTHISYNTYEKEEQRNLKHSNSLENNYINVDNARIDNFFSYNYMFDDKKNNNENDILDCENNRSTTYTNNNNNNNNIDDDDKNDHIDDKNDPIDDNNSNINRNNFKKKNSINNNSSNNMYHFDNKIYKFDSVKKKNICPIKNYDSYSYNDKNNNGVNDEHAFYGSFSNKDKMNNKIKNHKNNNMNKSYIDIHGTDTNDNFFINDGFNNNMGENNYVNNVYNNEDNVNNNMNGNNNMNGNNMSESNSINLSMHGVKDDKYNSSINLEDQKDISNNCHNDINGNTYEKINHNMDVHAPNTNHKTNQDNMKNGFDQQCYMSNDNMEYIKDKMTNMNSVNNINSLNNMNSVNNMNSVNNMNSVNNMNSVNNMNNYNLHHIRMTKGDDNNPNKGDIGYHLNNSQVIEMKKNDIIYNDMNINYDNMNNNINSNNNYNINMNDQYNNDSLKYKNSFIISNNLCGNNMNNINILNNVNNMKDISTMDLLNNSRKYSSMKNVVSTMDILNNVHNINNRNSVNNMNNINGVNSMNSVNNMNNMNSMNNMNNLNNMNNLNNMNNMNSMNKVIKNVVNVNSMNNINNMNNAKMVNSFNNLNNMNSINSFMKKNKNLENDILKNMNSMNNTLKNINAIHNNITCNKNGNNSQILKNNNIVHSFAHNPTKLLINKQNMTSNKCMNIKMKNINNNHHVGDCNNRSLMNKNVMDFSHMKDNKNFQTISANNNLGYRKNITSNESSNMNNMNNMNNMNNMNGVNNMNNMNNMNNMNNMNNLNNLNNMNNNVKVSDRFNGFLTNNKKPVMPNMLNILNKEYGEKKLLNNDNMENLINNNNINGFIKNESSVKQTMNQTMNQTINQPLNQSLNQSFNQVLNQMEERRGSLMNNQRDNNVDFLNMKKNSLHITIPNNNIKINENDYMNKTNFNLGVVPNNKRNNFLNDNMTNIMLNKNINNFLNNNRTNIPNNMNSFLSNVGVPTNISNNVNIKKNEHAFNNMMNIHVENKINNVRDSINTYAKDNMSDNMYSIPNQNMNQANNNMNNNNLMTNKMKVNKDTYTYTHGKSGIPIPSHMILSNQKMNEEKRANKMVETNSYNNVNNMNNINHINHINNLNHINNINHINNLNHMNNLNHINNLNHMNNNNINSVSAYAKNSLNLNNKNDLNKNMLDESFQVNKNTYINDGNNNYLDNIRNVHNNNIKENYYHNNLNIPLNNKNTTNNNMNDNCMYNKNEKLHDINKNNMDILKCHVDDRLTMTGDTMNNVAHPYKNNVLMNQNRKTRNSKNEEILNFIEENGNIDERIITDIHMDDKINERRYINKENLIIKCENNRDINYIDKNQKIESGKIIDNMNNSIKNNNSFYQNNIIMPNNYLYNNNINENNNVVLMKGSLNYKGVINNDKKMEQANKNYVENNIDMSNINSSILNHNMQSNINVSLKYNPEVIMNNELHNSMKNINIKNNNMNNNINNNINNNVNNNINNNVNSNVNSNVNNNVNNNVNNNNLICYRNMDCHNYIINQHSNSIPEKYSKSKQAIDNNNMKNKNIPNVLENIGACNNNVVKGYYVNNHMNDNKQNSYDIEHGNYKYISNSSDLTKKKKKNHENMFRMSKSQLLSLENDIKYLQSLTSYIIKPKDLYFETFEEVDVLSYDKNEEYMNNIIHNNNNNILNSDGMIHILNNGATKDYGLSGCKINNKDFFNAKMKREIRKTKYYTNKFSNKLKYTVIEEGSFGVVYKGWYKGMNVAVKVPVDKMARQDPYGLTKRSINEWKILAKCDHPNIIKLCGGIIHSYFDIWLVTKLVNGLDLHTIKNNMNKDEKVLGIDISLKMCRQLAEVINFLHTPIKNKKNVIIHRDIKPENLIIDSDWNIHLCDFGDAEECEDGIVTNVSGATWIYAPPELLTCHPLKQSSDYNFLDHTKLSYKWDIWSMGCVFQEMMNLPSPFQHYIITFDESDQIYEKLVDVFTKKLPPCIHSKIENSPFADIIRLCLNYDPNLRPTASEIVQLLNQPDEYLLLKRK